CGTCTGGTCCACGAATGGCGGACGGCAGGGCGAGGCCGCGAGCGTGTCCGCGTCCCAGAAGGAGCTCACGCTCCAGCTGAAGCCCGCGGCCCAGCTGAGGGGCACCGTGCGCTCCGCCGGAGGCCGCGAGGTGCGGGGCTTCGCGCTGACCGTGACCGCGGCGCGTGGCGAGGACGACTTCCTCTCCTCCGTGGAGCGTCAGTTCTCCGGGGACTCGTTCCAGGTGGACGACGTCTTCCCCACGCGCGTCACCGTCACGGCCACGCTGCCGGACGGGCGCGCGGGCAAGGTGGACGTGACGCTCGCGTCCGGCGCGGAGGCCCGCGTGGAGGTGGTGGTGGACGCGGGCGGCGGCGTGTCCGGACGGCTGGTGGATGCGCGCACGAACGAACCGCTGGCGGGCGCGTACGTGGACGCGGACGGCATCGCGTCTCCCACCACGGGCGCGGACGGACGCTTCGAGCTGAAGGACCTGGCCCCGGGCGCGCACCGGCTCACCGCGTGGAGCCGGGGGCGGGAACTGGTGGACCGGCGGGTGACGCTCGCCGCAGGGAAGACGCAGGCGCTGGGGGACTGGCGCCTGGGGCTTCAGCGCGTGGAGCCGGGGCGGCTGGGCCTGAGCTTCGGCATGACGGGGCGGGACGTCGTCATCAGCGGCATCGCGGAAGGCGCGGACGTGGCGGGCCTCCAGGTGGGGGACGTGGTGCGCTCCATCGACGGAGCGGTGGTGCTGGACACGGGTGAGGCGCGGCGGCGTGAGCTGGGCGCGCCGGGCAGCCCCGCGGTGCTCGCGCTCCAGCGGAGCGGCCAGGCGCTGTCCTTCACGTTCATCCGCGCACGCTGAAGGAGGCGCGGCTTGAAAGCGCGGGCCGGGCCCTGACAGCATCCCGCGCCATGGATGAGCGCTTCACCCCGGAGCACGACGCGTTCCGCCGCACCGTGCGTCAGTTCGTCGAGAAGGAGCTGGCCCCGCACGCGCTGGAGTGGGACCAGGCCGGCGAGTTCCCTCGCGACGTGTTCCGCCGCTGCGGCGAGCTGGGCTTCTTCGGCATCAGCCATGATCCGGCCTACGGCGGCAGCGGGCTGGATTACTGGTACGTGGCCGCCTTCGCGGAGGAGCTGGCGCGAGCGCGCAACGGGGGCGTGGCGATGTCGCTCCTGGTGCAGGGGCAGATGGCCACGCCGGTCATCAACGAACTGGGCACCGACGAGCAGAAGCGCGAGTTCCTGGCCCCCGCGCTCACCGGCGAGCGCATCGCGGCGCTGGCGATGAGCGAACCGGACGCGGGCTCGGACCTGGCCCGGCTGCGCACCACCGCGCGCAAGGACGGCGACGACTACGTCATCCAGGGCGCGAAGACGTGGATCTCCAACGGCGCCCGCGCGGACTTCCTGGTGCTGGCGGTGCGCACGGGCGGGGAGGGCGCGCCGGGCATCTCGCTGGTGACGCTGCCCACGGACGTGAAGGGCTTCTCCGTGTCGAAGAAGCTCCAGAAGGTGGGCCACCGCTCGTCGGACATGGC
This DNA window, taken from Corallococcus coralloides DSM 2259, encodes the following:
- a CDS encoding acyl-CoA dehydrogenase family protein — translated: MDERFTPEHDAFRRTVRQFVEKELAPHALEWDQAGEFPRDVFRRCGELGFFGISHDPAYGGSGLDYWYVAAFAEELARARNGGVAMSLLVQGQMATPVINELGTDEQKREFLAPALTGERIAALAMSEPDAGSDLARLRTTARKDGDDYVIQGAKTWISNGARADFLVLAVRTGGEGAPGISLVTLPTDVKGFSVSKKLQKVGHRSSDMAILYFEDCRIPARYVLGRENDGFFHIMNSFHAERLVTALYTVAVMDDLLREAIRYGRERQAFGKRLLDFQVWRHTFVDHATRVEAARQLTYQAVQLFNRKRKQKPVKEIAMAKLLTTELAQRVAYDCQQFYGGMGYVEESHVARAWRDVRMLTIGGGTSEVMKEIIAGTMAL